Proteins encoded by one window of Pseudanabaena sp. BC1403:
- a CDS encoding polysaccharide biosynthesis tyrosine autokinase, which produces MSINAANPTAPVLAEQDPGYGKIFAVISRRRFWFLGGLCIGLVIAVSINIISKPKYTSIMRLLVESTYKTDSKAAGNSTLNLDSTVQIDYATQLQLLKSSSLFQKAATLLNDKYPGITGTDLQSLKIGMLGDKQEPTKIIEIQYTALDPVKTREVLRAFQKVYTDYNREQQEKRLQKGLAGIDEQVSTVRQSISEVSESIEAFRRKNNLFDVTQRVTEVTAALSGIEQQKRTAKLEYDQAVTRLESLQQKLNLSSQDAVLLTRLNQSPRYQALVIEMQSIEVALNREKARFQSASPIVEALELRFRQQQNSLEEERRSILGDSNLSSSPKWNVDQLSSIDITLASQIAETQTQITLSQSRLDSLESQEQDLQAEIKRLPKLLGEYETLIPKLKVQQDTLQTLLKNRQDLSLEITRGGFDWQVVEEPSLGSNDAADSLRRNLLLGVVAGLFIGGMAAFVRDMQDDTMHTYNDLEQQIASLSLLGMTPQYLQNEEASSGFLPQFLKGQSVSPLTVEIVQWVPFREGLDVIYKNIQLNSFSQEISIRSLVITSALPGEGKSTIALGLATCAARLNKRVLLIDADMRSPSLHKKLNLPNERGLSTLLSSKGTVDSQDVIQSSNSAIDILTAGPIPSDSVTLLSSEWMQKLISSFEQDYDLVIIDSPPILGTVDTIQIASCCGGVVSVARIDRITRGEFSQSISILQKLNLIGVIANAVKELPHSYNPVGIDEDDLLKS; this is translated from the coding sequence ATGAGTATCAATGCGGCTAATCCAACAGCTCCAGTTCTCGCTGAGCAAGATCCAGGTTACGGGAAAATCTTTGCAGTTATCTCCCGTAGGCGCTTTTGGTTTTTGGGTGGTCTATGTATAGGACTAGTAATTGCTGTTTCTATAAACATTATCTCTAAGCCTAAATACACTAGTATCATGCGCTTGTTGGTTGAATCAACTTATAAAACTGACTCCAAAGCTGCTGGAAACTCAACCTTAAATCTTGACTCAACTGTCCAGATTGACTATGCGACACAACTACAATTGCTGAAAAGCTCTTCATTATTTCAAAAAGCTGCTACTTTACTAAACGATAAATATCCTGGTATTACTGGTACGGATCTTCAATCTTTAAAAATTGGTATGCTGGGAGATAAACAAGAACCAACCAAAATTATTGAAATCCAATATACTGCCTTAGATCCTGTAAAAACTAGAGAGGTTTTAAGGGCTTTTCAAAAAGTGTATACCGATTACAATCGAGAGCAGCAAGAAAAGCGCTTACAGAAGGGATTAGCAGGTATAGATGAGCAAGTTTCCACTGTACGTCAAAGCATCTCTGAAGTTTCTGAATCAATCGAAGCATTTCGGCGTAAGAACAATCTGTTTGATGTGACTCAGCGAGTAACAGAAGTTACAGCAGCATTGAGTGGGATTGAGCAACAAAAACGCACTGCTAAATTAGAATATGATCAAGCAGTCACTCGTCTAGAATCTCTACAACAAAAACTCAACCTGTCTTCACAGGACGCTGTATTACTTACACGTTTAAATCAGTCGCCACGATATCAAGCACTCGTCATAGAAATGCAAAGTATAGAAGTTGCTCTAAATCGCGAAAAAGCTAGATTTCAATCTGCTAGTCCTATTGTTGAAGCCCTTGAGTTACGTTTTAGGCAACAGCAGAATAGTCTTGAAGAAGAAAGAAGAAGTATTTTAGGAGATTCTAATTTATCCAGCTCTCCTAAATGGAATGTTGATCAGCTAAGTAGTATTGATATAACTTTAGCAAGTCAAATCGCAGAAACCCAAACTCAAATTACATTATCTCAATCTCGACTGGATTCTTTGGAATCTCAAGAGCAAGATCTACAAGCTGAGATTAAGCGCTTACCTAAATTACTCGGTGAATACGAAACCTTAATACCTAAACTGAAGGTTCAGCAAGACACATTGCAAACATTGCTCAAAAATCGGCAAGATCTAAGTCTAGAGATTACTCGTGGTGGCTTTGATTGGCAAGTTGTTGAGGAACCAAGTCTTGGTTCTAATGATGCTGCAGATTCACTCCGCCGAAACTTATTGCTGGGTGTCGTCGCAGGATTATTTATTGGCGGTATGGCTGCTTTTGTTAGGGATATGCAAGACGATACGATGCATACCTATAATGATTTGGAGCAGCAAATTGCTTCTCTATCCTTGCTGGGTATGACTCCCCAATATTTGCAGAATGAAGAGGCAAGCTCTGGCTTTCTCCCACAGTTTCTGAAAGGGCAATCTGTTTCGCCTCTTACTGTAGAGATAGTTCAATGGGTTCCTTTTCGGGAAGGTTTGGATGTAATTTATAAAAATATTCAGCTCAATAGTTTTTCTCAAGAAATAAGTATTCGATCGCTAGTAATTACCTCAGCTCTTCCTGGCGAGGGTAAATCCACTATTGCTCTTGGGCTTGCCACTTGTGCTGCACGATTGAACAAACGAGTCCTGTTAATTGACGCAGATATGCGATCGCCATCGTTACATAAGAAGCTTAATTTACCTAATGAAAGAGGTCTATCAACATTACTTTCTAGTAAAGGCACTGTAGATAGCCAAGATGTGATCCAATCATCCAACTCAGCTATCGATATTCTTACAGCCGGTCCAATTCCTAGTGATTCCGTCACTTTGCTTAGTTCCGAATGGATGCAAAAGTTGATCTCCAGTTTTGAGCAGGATTATGACCTTGTTATTATTGACTCACCTCCGATTCTCGGCACAGTCGATACAATTCAAATAGCTTCTTGTTGTGGCGGTGTGGTTTCAGTGGCTCGGATTGATCGAATTACTCGTGGTGAATTCTCTCAATCTATCTCTATTCTCCAAAAGCTGAATTTAATCGGAGTGATTGCTAACGCAGTTAAAGAGTTGCCGCATAGTTACAACCCAGTTGGCATTGATGAGGATGATCTTCTCAAAAGTTAA
- a CDS encoding glycosyltransferase, protein MKIALVHDYLTQRGGAERVFELLCKHFPEADLYTSVHDRKNTIDLGDRVVHTTFLQKIPATRKYFRLFAPFYYSAFNALNLQQYDVILSSSASFAKGVQKRSDAVHICFCHNITRFLWDTNTYLREYGAYSFLKPLIETVFQRMRQQDIFYAQSPDYYIANSTTVAKRIQETYKKDAVVVNYPIDDCRFTFSDQKDDYCLVSSRHLSYKRLDIIIDAFNSLDIPLLITGEGPESKQLRTRARPNIQFLGHVNDRDRCNLMSKAQFVIVAALEDYGLVPIEANASGTPVIAYGAGGVMDTQVSGLTGILFEQQTAESLKNAIIKAKKVDWNYAKIREHAISNFSESVFFKKVDQIVEEICTSRGIKK, encoded by the coding sequence ATGAAAATTGCTCTAGTGCATGACTATCTTACACAACGGGGTGGTGCTGAAAGGGTATTTGAACTTTTGTGCAAGCATTTCCCAGAAGCAGACCTCTATACTTCTGTTCACGATCGCAAAAACACCATTGATTTAGGCGATCGCGTAGTTCACACTACATTTTTACAAAAGATTCCTGCAACTCGTAAATACTTTCGTCTGTTTGCACCATTTTATTACAGCGCATTTAATGCGCTCAATCTTCAGCAATACGATGTAATCCTTAGCAGCAGTGCAAGCTTTGCTAAAGGAGTCCAAAAGCGCTCTGATGCGGTGCATATTTGCTTTTGCCACAACATTACTAGGTTCCTGTGGGACACCAATACTTACTTGAGAGAATATGGTGCGTATAGCTTTTTAAAGCCTCTCATTGAGACCGTTTTTCAAAGAATGCGTCAACAAGACATTTTTTACGCGCAATCACCAGATTATTACATCGCTAATTCCACTACAGTTGCCAAGAGGATTCAAGAAACCTATAAAAAAGACGCTGTAGTTGTAAATTATCCAATTGATGATTGTAGGTTTACTTTTTCAGATCAAAAAGATGATTACTGTCTTGTCTCCTCGCGGCATCTTAGTTACAAACGCCTTGATATAATTATCGATGCGTTTAACAGCTTAGATATTCCGCTCCTTATCACAGGAGAAGGACCTGAATCGAAACAATTGCGAACAAGAGCGCGTCCAAATATTCAATTTCTTGGTCATGTTAATGATCGCGATCGGTGTAATCTAATGTCAAAGGCACAATTTGTAATTGTTGCCGCTTTAGAAGATTATGGGCTTGTCCCCATTGAAGCCAATGCTAGCGGTACACCTGTAATTGCTTATGGTGCTGGTGGAGTCATGGACACACAAGTCTCTGGGCTTACGGGTATTTTGTTTGAGCAACAAACTGCCGAATCTTTGAAAAATGCCATAATCAAAGCAAAAAAAGTAGACTGGAACTATGCCAAAATCCGAGAACATGCAATCTCTAATTTTTCCGAGTCGGTATTCTTCAAAAAGGTGGATCAGATTGTAGAGGAAATTTGTACCAGCAGAGGAATCAAGAAATAA
- a CDS encoding WD40 repeat domain-containing protein produces the protein MTADEAVTFIELSLKERSLTRVEQSVFLGVWQGLSYSEIAKQTGYDAGYIKLVSHKLWHLLTETFGEKITKSTVQNVIRRQIQKKQSDSPTTAPNLQASSSSNQDWGEVVDVTFFYGRKPELDILEEWIDHDRCRLIALLGMGGLGKTALSVKLAQQLQDKFDFVVWRSLNNAKTPSEMLAAVIHFLSQQRETPDTTDTNALISRLMEYLQRYRCLLVLDNFESVLRDEAQAGAYRKDYEGYGALLRRIGEVAHKSCVVITSREMPEEVATLEGDILPVRAMLLNGLDESAAEHVLEAKGIKALAGDLHRLVDWYRGNPLALKIAATSIKDLYSGSINRFLEQKTIIFSGIGNLIEQQYQRLTAHEKQIMIWLAINREPVQPNELRSDIVPTIEQNHLMMSLRSLKRRSLVEHTAAGFTQQPVVMEFVTNLLIEQIYQEITQEHPLGILPSIQLKLNRQLFYLRHYALIKATTKDYVRQSQIRLILEPLATKLLGRLGSKQMVAKELLQSLEELRRRELRPEGELKSTFGYGGGNIINLLCNLGIDLTGIDFSYLAIRQAYLSEVKLHRVNFSQTAVIKSVFAEVIGGVLSVAFSANGKLLAIGDTKGDIHLWQVSDGKPILTYRGHKGWVVSVAFNPEGTVLASSSVDQSIKLWDVSTGDCLNTLQGYIGAVMSVAFSPDGITLASGHADRTVRLWRSGQAIKILHGHEDIVEAVAFSSKGNLLASSSDDCTVRLWDIDTSECLQIFEGHEDIVWSIAFSHNGNVLASGSEDKTIRLWNVETSNCIKTLTGHTHTVFAVSFSHDGSTLATGSGDRTIRLWDLKTAQCFKSLTGHNHWVRSVAFHPDRLVLASSSGDEMVKLWEIDKGLCMRTFQGHTGRSWTVKGSNQSDTDISGNISNEHLLNLWEVTSGKQFRILQGYTNAVRSVVFNLEQSLLASGGDDSIIRLWDIQSGQCIRALNGHAGHVWQVAFSPIGTLLASCAEDCTIKLWDVSSGNCLTTITEHPDLARTLVFSHDGKLLATGETSRVIKLRDIITGECLLILQGHTSAILAIAFSADDRYLISSSRDKTVKIWDTQTGECLQTLDQLTSFASNITFMPMQPNMVFGCGERFIYRWNIKSGEFIPEFIGHDGNVLTIAADPKGMLLASAGEDAQINIWNWQTGEVMGTLVGHVGTIYAVSFSPNGDLIASSSRDETVKLWDAKTGKCIKTYREPRPYEGLNIAEATGLTSAQKAKLLALGAIEE, from the coding sequence ATGACGGCTGATGAGGCGGTGACATTTATAGAGTTGTCGTTAAAAGAGCGCAGTCTGACTCGAGTTGAGCAGTCTGTCTTTCTTGGGGTATGGCAAGGTTTGTCTTATTCTGAGATTGCTAAGCAGACTGGCTATGATGCAGGTTACATAAAACTAGTCAGCCATAAGCTTTGGCATTTATTAACGGAGACTTTTGGCGAAAAAATAACCAAAAGTACGGTGCAAAATGTAATTCGCCGTCAAATACAAAAAAAACAATCTGATTCTCCAACGACTGCCCCCAACTTACAGGCTTCGTCAAGCAGCAATCAAGACTGGGGTGAGGTCGTCGATGTCACTTTCTTTTATGGTCGTAAACCTGAGCTAGATATCCTAGAAGAATGGATAGATCACGATCGCTGCCGATTGATAGCACTTTTGGGCATGGGTGGTTTGGGCAAAACGGCTCTGTCTGTGAAGTTAGCACAGCAATTGCAAGATAAATTTGACTTTGTGGTGTGGCGATCGCTAAATAATGCCAAAACACCAAGCGAAATGTTGGCTGCTGTGATCCATTTCTTGTCTCAGCAGAGAGAAACTCCCGACACCACTGATACCAATGCCTTAATTTCACGATTAATGGAATACTTACAGCGATATCGTTGTTTGTTAGTGTTGGACAATTTTGAATCAGTCTTGAGAGATGAGGCACAAGCTGGAGCGTACCGCAAGGATTATGAAGGTTATGGCGCTCTGTTAAGAAGAATTGGGGAGGTCGCCCATAAGAGTTGCGTGGTGATTACTAGCCGAGAGATGCCTGAAGAAGTCGCAACTTTAGAGGGAGATATTTTACCTGTGAGAGCCATGCTGCTGAATGGATTAGATGAATCCGCAGCAGAACATGTCCTCGAAGCTAAGGGGATTAAAGCTTTGGCGGGCGATTTGCATCGGTTAGTGGACTGGTATCGTGGTAATCCCCTAGCGCTAAAGATCGCCGCAACTTCGATTAAGGATCTTTATTCGGGTAGTATTAATCGGTTTTTAGAGCAAAAGACGATTATTTTTAGTGGGATTGGAAATCTGATTGAGCAGCAGTATCAAAGACTTACTGCCCATGAGAAACAAATTATGATCTGGTTAGCAATTAATCGTGAGCCAGTTCAGCCAAATGAACTACGCTCAGATATTGTGCCAACGATTGAGCAAAATCATCTAATGATGTCTTTGCGATCGCTAAAGAGACGTTCGTTGGTAGAACATACAGCCGCAGGATTTACACAGCAACCTGTAGTTATGGAGTTTGTCACCAACTTATTGATTGAACAAATTTATCAAGAAATCACTCAAGAGCATCCTCTCGGCATTTTACCAAGTATCCAATTAAAGCTAAATCGGCAACTTTTCTATTTGCGCCACTATGCGTTGATCAAAGCAACCACCAAGGACTATGTTCGCCAAAGTCAAATCCGTTTGATTTTAGAACCTCTTGCTACCAAGCTTTTAGGACGTTTGGGCAGCAAACAAATGGTGGCTAAAGAGCTATTACAGAGCCTTGAAGAGTTACGCAGACGCGAACTACGCCCTGAAGGTGAACTTAAATCAACTTTTGGCTATGGTGGCGGCAATATAATTAATTTGTTATGCAATCTTGGCATTGATTTAACAGGAATTGACTTTTCTTATTTAGCCATTCGTCAGGCTTACTTGTCTGAAGTCAAATTACATCGGGTTAACTTTTCTCAAACTGCTGTCATTAAATCGGTATTTGCGGAGGTAATTGGTGGTGTGCTGTCAGTAGCTTTTAGTGCTAATGGCAAATTATTAGCGATCGGAGATACTAAAGGCGATATTCATCTTTGGCAAGTCAGTGATGGTAAGCCAATACTTACTTATCGAGGGCATAAAGGATGGGTGGTTTCTGTCGCTTTCAATCCTGAAGGAACAGTTTTAGCAAGCAGTAGTGTTGATCAATCGATCAAATTATGGGATGTCTCAACAGGTGATTGCCTGAATACTCTGCAAGGATATATTGGTGCAGTGATGTCAGTCGCCTTCAGCCCCGATGGCATAACCTTGGCTAGCGGCCATGCCGATCGCACGGTAAGACTATGGAGATCGGGGCAAGCTATTAAAATTTTGCATGGTCACGAAGATATTGTTGAAGCTGTTGCTTTTAGCTCAAAAGGGAATCTACTAGCAAGTAGTAGTGATGATTGCACTGTAAGACTGTGGGACATTGATACTAGTGAATGTTTGCAAATATTTGAAGGACATGAAGATATCGTCTGGTCGATCGCCTTTAGTCACAACGGCAATGTACTAGCTAGTGGTAGTGAAGACAAAACCATTCGACTATGGAATGTGGAAACTAGTAATTGCATAAAAACCTTAACAGGGCACACCCATACTGTTTTTGCTGTGAGTTTTAGCCATGATGGTTCAACACTTGCCACGGGAAGTGGCGATCGCACAATCCGTCTTTGGGATCTGAAGACAGCTCAATGCTTTAAAAGCTTAACTGGGCACAACCATTGGGTGCGTTCAGTTGCCTTTCATCCTGATCGCTTAGTCCTTGCAAGTAGTAGCGGCGATGAAATGGTAAAGCTTTGGGAAATTGATAAAGGTTTATGTATGCGGACTTTTCAAGGTCATACAGGACGATCATGGACAGTCAAAGGTAGCAATCAGAGTGATACCGATATATCAGGCAATATCTCTAATGAGCATCTCCTTAATCTTTGGGAAGTCACATCAGGAAAGCAGTTTCGGATTTTGCAAGGTTATACCAATGCTGTGCGCTCCGTTGTCTTTAACTTAGAGCAAAGCCTGTTAGCTAGTGGTGGTGACGACTCGATTATTCGTCTTTGGGATATCCAATCTGGTCAATGCATCCGAGCTTTGAATGGACATGCAGGGCATGTTTGGCAAGTTGCCTTTAGTCCTATAGGTACATTACTTGCCAGTTGCGCGGAAGACTGCACGATCAAACTATGGGATGTTAGCAGCGGCAATTGCCTAACCACAATTACCGAACATCCTGATTTAGCCCGAACTTTAGTATTTAGCCATGATGGGAAATTGTTGGCGACTGGTGAAACCAGTCGAGTAATTAAACTTAGAGATATTATCACTGGTGAATGTTTACTTATTCTCCAAGGTCATACATCGGCAATCTTGGCAATCGCCTTTAGCGCCGATGATCGTTATTTGATCAGCAGCAGTCGTGATAAAACGGTAAAAATTTGGGATACCCAAACAGGAGAATGCCTCCAAACGCTGGATCAACTTACCTCATTTGCTTCAAATATCACATTTATGCCAATGCAACCCAATATGGTTTTTGGCTGTGGGGAAAGATTTATCTATCGTTGGAATATCAAAAGTGGTGAATTTATCCCTGAATTTATAGGTCACGATGGCAATGTCTTGACAATTGCCGCCGATCCCAAAGGGATGTTGTTGGCAAGTGCTGGCGAAGATGCCCAAATCAATATTTGGAACTGGCAAACTGGTGAAGTGATGGGCACTTTAGTTGGGCATGTTGGCACGATATATGCAGTGTCATTTTCTCCTAATGGCGATCTGATTGCTAGTAGTAGTCGTGATGAAACAGTCAAACTCTGGGATGCTAAAACAGGTAAATGTATCAAAACCTATCGTGAACCACGTCCCTATGAAGGTCTAAATATTGCTGAAGCCACAGGTTTAACTTCTGCCCAAAAAGCTAAGCTACTTGCCCTCGGTGCGATCGAAGAATAA
- the hepC gene encoding heterocyst development glycosyltransferase HepC gives MYKSTILNKISADYSESTVKLIRVEPEIGEAKLKELADVCYRSEKTVYLNLPHTNELPQRNNPITWNAKRALDWLAALLILLILSPVMISLAMIIASSSSGSIFFHQWRIGENGKLFRIIKFRTMITDADKLHHLVMSGQTGLHKCEADPRITNVGRWMRKYSLDELPQLFNVLRGEMSLVGPRPWALYDALRINGDRKRRLNSLPGVTGAWQVSARSTMLDLDAVTDCDLTYLRGWTLWSDLKILLMTVPKVLSGFGAY, from the coding sequence ATGTATAAATCTACTATTCTTAATAAAATATCTGCTGACTATAGCGAGTCTACAGTTAAATTAATTAGGGTTGAGCCTGAAATTGGAGAAGCTAAACTCAAGGAATTAGCTGATGTCTGTTATAGATCTGAGAAAACCGTATATTTGAACTTGCCTCATACAAATGAGCTACCGCAAAGGAATAATCCAATTACTTGGAACGCAAAACGGGCTTTGGATTGGTTAGCAGCTTTGCTAATTCTCTTAATTCTTAGTCCAGTTATGATTTCATTAGCTATGATTATTGCTAGTAGCTCAAGTGGTTCAATATTTTTTCATCAATGGCGTATTGGTGAAAACGGTAAATTATTTAGAATTATTAAATTTCGTACCATGATTACCGATGCTGACAAATTGCATCATTTGGTGATGAGTGGTCAAACTGGACTTCATAAGTGTGAAGCTGATCCAAGGATTACTAATGTTGGTCGTTGGATGCGTAAGTATAGTCTTGATGAACTTCCTCAACTCTTCAATGTTTTGCGCGGCGAAATGAGTCTGGTTGGGCCACGTCCTTGGGCTTTGTATGATGCTTTGCGTATTAATGGCGATCGCAAAAGAAGACTGAACTCATTGCCAGGCGTAACAGGGGCTTGGCAAGTTAGCGCTCGTTCAACAATGCTTGATCTAGATGCAGTTACTGATTGCGATTTAACTTATCTTCGTGGCTGGACTTTGTGGTCAGATTTGAAAATATTGTTGATGACCGTTCCCAAGGTTTTGTCTGGATTTGGAGCTTACT